In Burkholderia sp. GAS332, one DNA window encodes the following:
- a CDS encoding Cytochrome c553 → MSQERVFSLRNPWFTVSLGGTIAIAVVSILIGFIWLPSANSTFSERGLWATICSAAGAPSSWYGGANIAGPAPSEVVVLPPFRRVRADADSIGRGATIATQNCSMCHGVQGTVQVTAPALAGQYADVVYKELRDYQNGVRQNAVMQPIIAARSDQDLHDLAAYYASLPRAPAAEVLPTGVGPDANAVKLAMQGDPQRNIAPCAACHGQLDRKGAAPWLGGQSSVYLAAQMRAFASGARHNDINEQMRNVARQMTPAEIDSLAKYYAAM, encoded by the coding sequence ATGAGTCAGGAACGCGTCTTCAGCTTACGCAACCCGTGGTTCACGGTGAGCCTTGGCGGCACGATTGCGATTGCTGTCGTGTCGATACTGATCGGCTTCATCTGGTTGCCGTCGGCGAACAGTACCTTTAGCGAGCGAGGCTTATGGGCGACGATTTGCAGCGCCGCGGGGGCGCCGTCGAGTTGGTATGGGGGCGCCAATATTGCAGGGCCGGCGCCGAGCGAAGTTGTGGTCTTGCCGCCTTTTCGGCGGGTGCGTGCTGACGCGGATTCGATTGGCCGCGGTGCGACGATCGCGACGCAGAATTGCTCGATGTGTCATGGCGTGCAAGGCACGGTGCAGGTGACGGCGCCCGCGTTGGCCGGGCAGTATGCTGATGTGGTCTATAAAGAATTGCGCGATTATCAGAACGGCGTGCGGCAGAACGCGGTTATGCAGCCGATTATTGCGGCTCGTAGCGATCAGGATCTGCATGATCTGGCGGCTTACTATGCTTCCCTGCCGAGGGCGCCTGCGGCTGAGGTTTTGCCCACTGGCGTGGGGCCGGATGCGAACGCTGTGAAGCTTGCGATGCAAGGTGATCCGCAGCGGAATATTGCGCCTTGTGCTGCTTGCCATGGGCAGTTGGATCGTAAGGGGGCGGCGCCTTGGCTTGGTGGACAGTCTTCTGTTTATCTCGCTGCGCAGATGCGGGCGTTTGCTTCCGGCGCCCGGCATAACGATATAAATGAGCAGATGCGGAATGTGGCACGGCAGATGACGCCGGCGGAGATTGATAGTTTGGCTAAGTATTATGCTGCTATGTAG
- a CDS encoding methyl-accepting chemotaxis sensory transducer with TarH sensor, which produces MLKNLSIRTCLTLMIAFFGVALLFGAAAGLLSLRSSNASLQQMYTVDTPAVADLEGSAGQLLRLRLALATYASLVDLNDQDGANAVLKRFDQYQKASNDRLAHYVSRASTDADEQRLIKDMQDKRDTFLHEGVDPALAALKSGDRTAFEQLQAHKLPSLYSAYEKAMLTLEQLQLDHGAQRYQDAQDLFYAICVAVAIGMALSLLGSLIGRAVMVRAIVSPVDATIAQFQRIANGDLTSQIDVTSNNEMGRLAAALRKMQDSLIETVNAVRHGTESIDSGVSEIAAGNTDLSQRTEEQAASLEETAASIEELTSTVKQTADNAKQASALAQGASSLAAQGGDLTEQVVGTMHGIVDDSRRIADIVGVIEGIAFQTNILALNAAVEAARAGEQGRGFAVVASEVRSLAQRSAAAAKEIKGLIDASTARVQAGSQLVERSGSTMTEIVEAISRVSSIMGEIAAAAIEQSTGIDQVNLAVAQMDEVTQQNAALVEEAAAAASSLEDQARRLTSAVAVFQTGSGVSAFGGRRGGVAAAPAMRDLGGVVTG; this is translated from the coding sequence TTCGGCGTGGCGCTGCTGTTCGGCGCCGCCGCCGGCCTGTTGTCGTTGCGTTCGAGCAACGCGTCGCTCCAGCAGATGTACACCGTGGACACGCCCGCCGTCGCCGATCTCGAAGGCAGTGCGGGACAGCTGCTGCGCTTGCGTCTGGCGCTGGCGACCTACGCATCGTTGGTTGATCTGAACGATCAGGACGGTGCGAACGCGGTGCTCAAGCGCTTTGATCAGTACCAGAAAGCGTCGAACGATCGCCTTGCCCACTATGTGAGCCGCGCGAGCACGGATGCCGACGAACAGCGCCTCATCAAGGACATGCAGGACAAGCGCGACACTTTCCTGCACGAGGGCGTTGATCCGGCGCTGGCCGCGCTCAAGTCTGGTGACAGAACCGCATTCGAGCAGTTGCAGGCGCACAAGCTGCCGTCGCTTTATAGCGCGTATGAAAAGGCGATGCTGACGCTTGAGCAATTGCAACTCGATCACGGCGCGCAGCGCTATCAGGATGCGCAGGACCTGTTCTACGCGATCTGTGTTGCGGTGGCGATTGGCATGGCGCTGTCGCTGCTGGGCTCCTTGATCGGGAGGGCGGTCATGGTGCGGGCCATTGTGAGCCCGGTCGATGCGACCATTGCGCAGTTTCAGCGGATTGCCAATGGCGATTTGACCAGCCAGATCGATGTGACGAGCAATAACGAAATGGGCCGTCTTGCGGCGGCGTTGCGCAAGATGCAGGACTCGCTGATCGAGACGGTGAACGCCGTGCGTCACGGTACGGAATCGATCGATTCGGGTGTGAGCGAGATTGCGGCAGGCAATACCGATTTGTCGCAACGTACCGAGGAGCAGGCTGCGTCGCTCGAAGAAACGGCGGCGAGTATCGAAGAGCTGACCTCGACGGTCAAGCAGACGGCGGATAACGCGAAGCAGGCGAGCGCGCTGGCGCAGGGTGCGTCGAGCCTGGCGGCACAGGGTGGCGATTTGACCGAACAGGTGGTGGGCACGATGCATGGCATCGTCGACGACTCGCGGCGGATTGCCGACATTGTCGGCGTCATTGAAGGGATTGCGTTCCAGACCAATATTCTGGCGCTGAACGCGGCGGTCGAGGCGGCGCGCGCGGGCGAGCAGGGGCGTGGCTTCGCGGTGGTGGCGAGTGAAGTGCGGTCGTTGGCACAGCGCAGCGCTGCGGCGGCCAAGGAGATCAAAGGGTTGATCGATGCGTCGACGGCGCGGGTGCAGGCTGGCTCGCAACTGGTTGAACGCTCGGGCTCGACGATGACCGAGATTGTGGAGGCGATTTCCCGCGTGAGTTCGATTATGGGTGAGATTGCGGCGGCGGCGATTGAGCAGAGTACTGGGATCGATCAGGTGAATCTGGCTGTTGCGCAGATGGATGAGGTGACTCAGCAGAACGCTGCGCTGGTGGAGGAGGCTGCTGCGGCGGCTAGTTCGCTGGAGGATCAGGCTCGCAGGTTGACTTCGGCGGTGGCTGTGTTTCAGACAGGGAGTGGGGTTTCTGCTTTTGGTGGGCGGCGTGGTGGAGTTGCTGCTGCGCCGGCTATGAGAGATTTGGGTGGGGTTGTCACGGGTTGA